A section of the Lathamus discolor isolate bLatDis1 chromosome 6, bLatDis1.hap1, whole genome shotgun sequence genome encodes:
- the PALB2 gene encoding partner and localizer of BRCA2 isoform X4 translates to MEEPAGGGALSGSQREQLREKLALLRREYSETVSRLRRARRAERARSHGRDAAAEGGRRGLSPAGKSRRAAGAAVRPDASPPPAGGPSQLQTKPCSGLGTQEQTSGAFRHVPEGGLQGSSQAESRQASQEMLCAGIARPTPEENKHQSSRSLLRLRRRAKARVSGGSVRDVPLGSTGETVTNRIASTGELPSPVFRQSSASATEEMAPRAAGPALVPREENGFTPPSAASGVTQDSVPPGAPQLFPCALQDSSSVWQPRSPGAVPSSDNPEPAWLCSENRDSALVDISADGGKESPSIISQTVGESMCEDQGELSRLLDLMSENEALSPDGNKTVTNESKSHEGNQSDAGSLDPFPADLALNGVEELLENQQLETQSRLSPPADVAAPGSALSSCTVVEGLLFPVEYYVRTTRRMSSCQRKVDLDAVILSQLGRSKKGQRSKCKLGDANLDQPSQERAENDLGSGIVPFPCLAAENDPANTGSPQGSLPASSGSSTSLGSVSQSSIISTGRDRRQSQRKQKGRKKSASTPPAHLVSPELMETLDLTVAREGSSLLSNECQSQKGNCDGGLEKPPSDETRFSAAPALGATEAGGSGAVQPRSVDPALVGSQVLGKCLKTLLEQPQSLLQNSDSLHLGNGASPIHPEDLEANFPVCQADGEPAEPVGKEQVPGACRAELLPVMNVPLRRSLRCAARQRAGGHAAKGPEGLAPLGLPAVDLNTCGSVFSFCSLQWLAPRLGIRDFHLPDEEFGQLKHEKLESSPVNDLEVFVPSVFGDGVAAEDTQGAQMTPEEKCLRSDLISPFKTGLPKSPHAESPASKKELSTRELLFTPMGTVLAAAPTQPGSQISSCVFPVVGATPAALPSVHSEVSPDTPSIPPSLHPSNGPSARGVQDGGCKDSAIALHLDHCGAGSAEQEEEQGTVFPVEVERSPSNKCDEAEALEKHQHSESEQQGSGRASPEQEKAVAEQLIPVLPDGLREESLQLLSKLKDCSSSCAVDVSTMWWEAAGCREQCVVTACESSVSLWKPLGPDHWEKVYTWQLGEIPVIQIVPLPDSCNLVCVALGDLEIGEIRLLLYSSETDSFRQSLVRTGTIKAVLGLKDRRLVSNSRAVQEQHVEIVSFSETGRSRDGQTLMPPEETVSAFAEVEGMRDALVGTTAVNSIVIWNLKTGQLLKKMHIGYSYPASICHRAYSDSGLLFVVLSHPHAKESESCGNPAFRVVVFNPSTARSRGVMASSLPPGHTGRYLEGDVRGALAAAVLTSGAVAVWDLLLGQCMALLTPGPAGGWALARWAPTGASTGACLLAGQQDGTVCLYRYRQPQPGAA, encoded by the exons ATGGAGGAgccggcgggcggcggggccctCAGCGGCTCGCAGAGGGAGCAG CTGCGGGAGAAGCTGGCGCTGCTGCGGAGGGAGTACAGCGAGACCGTCAGCCGGCTGCGG CGGGCGCGGCGAGCAGAGCGAGCCAGGAGCCACGGCCGGGACGCGGCGGCGGAAGGAGGCCGACGGGGGCTGAGCCCCGCAGGTAAGAGCCGGCGGGCGGCGGGAGCTGCTGTGCGGCCCgatgcctccccccccccggccgGGGGCC CCTCGCAGTTACAGACTAAACCCTGCTCCGGTCTTGGCACACAGGAGCAAACATCTGGTGCATTCAGACATGTTCCCGAGGGGGGCCTGCAGGGCAGCTCACAGGCAGAAAGCAGACAGGCTAGCCAGGAAATGCTGTGTGCTGGAATTGCCAGGCCTACCCCTGAGGAGAACAAACACCAAAGCTCCAGAAGCCTGCTGAGGCTGAGGAGACGGGCGAAGGCTCGCGTGTCGGGGGGATCGGTGCGTGATGTGCCTCTCGGCAGCACTGGTGAAACGGTGACAAATCGAATTGCCAGCACAGGGGAGCTGCCGTCTCCAGTCTTCAGGCAAAGCAGTGCCTCAGCCACTGAGGAAATGGCTCCGAGAGCAGCAGGACCAGCACTTGTGCCGCGAGAAGAGAACGGTTTCACTCCTCCCAGTGCAGCGTCAGGAGTCACACAAgactctgtccctccaggagcaccTCAGCTCTTCCCATGTGcactgcaggacagcagcagtgtctgGCAGCCCAGGTCCCCGGGTGCTGTGCCCTCATCTGACAACCCTGAGCCTGCATGGCTGTGTTCAGAGAACAGAGACTCTGCTTTAGTTGACATCAGTGCTGATGGAGGAAAGGAATCCCCCAGTATAATCAGCCAAACGGTTGGTGAGAGTATGTGTGAAGATCAGGGGGAATTATCTAGGCTCTTGGATTTAATGTCAGAAAATGAGGCATTGTCTCCTGATGGAAATAAGACTGTAACTAACGAGAGCAAAAGCCACGAGGGGAATCAGAGTGACGCCGGTAGCTTAGATCCCTTTCCAGCAGATCTTGCTCTGAACGGTGTTGAAGAACTGCTGGAGAACCAACAGCTTGAAACTCAGTCGAGACTTTCTCCTCCGGCAGACGTGGCAGCCCCTGGAAGCGCCCTGAGCTCGTGCACGGTGGTTGAAGGGCTTCTCTTCCCAGTTGAATACTACGTCAGGACAACTCGGCGCATGTCCAGCTGCCAGAGGAAGGTGGACCTCGATGCTGTCATCCTCAGCCAGCTGGGCAGGAGCAAGAAAGGTCAGCGAAGTAAGTGCAAGCTCGGAGATGCAAATTTGGATCAGCCCTCCCaagaaagagctgaaaatgATTTGGGGTCAGGGATAGTGCCGTTCCCTTGCCTTGCGGCAGAAAATGATCCAGCAAATACAGGTAGTCCTCAGGGATCACTTCCTGCCTCCAGTGGTAGCAGCACTTCCCTTGGATCCGTTTCCCAGAGCAGTATCATTAGCACAGGGCGAGATCGGAGACAAtcacagaggaagcagaagggaagaaaaaagtctgCCAGCACCCCCCCTGCGCATCTGGTGTCACCAGAGCTCATGGAGACCCTGGATCTCACAGTGGCGAGGGAAGGCAGCAGTCTGCTGTCAAATGAGTGTCAGAGCCAAAAGGGAAACTGTGATGGGGGTCTGGAAAAGCCACCCTCAGACGAGACCAGGTTCTCTGCTGCTCCGGCTCTTGGGGCTACAGAGGCAGGAGGGTCTGGTGCTGTACAGCCGAGGAGTGTGGATCCTGCTCTGGTGGGGAGCCAAGTGCTTGGCAAGTGCCTTAAGACTCTGTTAGAACAGCCTCAAAGTCTACTTCAGAACAGTGATTCTCTGCACCTGGGGAATGGAGCTTCTCCCATCCACCCAGAAGACCTGGAAGCCAACTTCCCTGTGTGCCAGGCTGATGGAGAGCCAGCAGAGCCTGTGGGGAAGGAGCAGGTACCTGGAGcctgcagggctgagctgctccCCGTGATGAACGTCCCCCTGCGCCGCTCCCTGCGTTGTGCTGCGAGGCAAAGAGCAGGAGGGCACGCGGCAAAAGGTCCTGAGGGTCTTGCTCCTCTTGGCCTCCCTGCTGTGGACCTCAATACTTGTGGCTCTGTCTTCTCCTTCTGCAGCCTCCAGTGGCTGGCCCCCAGGCTGGGTATCAGGGACTTCCACTTACCTGATGAGGAGTTTGGACAACTAAAACATGAGAAACTAGAATCTTCCCCTGTGAATGACTTGGAAGTTTTTGTTCCGAGTGTGTTTGGAGATGGAGTGGCAGCAGAGGACACACAGGGTGCACAAATGactccagaagaaaaatgtctcaGAAGTGATTTGATTTCACCTTTCAAAACTGGGTTGCCTAAGTCACCTCACGCAGAAAGCCCAGCTTCCAAGAAGGAGCTTTCCACCCGCGAATTGCTCTTTACTCCCATGGGGACTGTCTTAGCTGCTGCTCCCACTCAGCCGGGGTCCCAGATTTCCTCATGTGTGTTCCCTGTCGTGGGTGCAACCCCGGCTGCGTTACCCTCAGTACACAGTGAGGTGTCCCCTGACACACCTTCCATCCCTCCCAGCCTGCATCCCTCCAACGGACCATCTGCACGGGGTGTGCAGGATGGGGGGTGCAAAGACTCTGCCATTGCACTGCACTTGGACCACTGTGGTGCAGGATCTGCTGAGCAAGAGGAAGAACAAGGTACAGTGTTTCCTGTAGAAGTGGAAAGAAGTCCCAGTAATAAATGTGATGAGGCTGAGGCCTTGGAGAAGCACCAGCACTCAGAGAGTGAACAGCAAGGATCCGGCAGAGCTTCTCCTGAGCAG GAAAAAGCTGTAGCAGAACAGTTGATTCCAGTACTGCCTGATGGCCTGAGAGAAGAGAGCTTGCAGCTTCTATCAAAGCTGAAG GATTGTTCGAGTTCCTGCGCTGTGGATGTGAGCACCATGTGGTGGGaagcagctggctgcagagagcaaTGTGTGGTGACAGCCTGTGAGAGCTCTGTCTCCCTCTGGAAACCCCTGGGGCCTGACCACTGGGAAAAGGTCTACACTTGGCAGCTCGGAGAG ATTCCTGTAATACAGATCGTTCCTCTGCCAGACTCCTGCAATCTCGTGTGTGTAGCACTGGGAGACCTGGAGATTGGAGAAATaag GCTCCTGCTTTATTCCTCTGAGACTGACTCATTCAGGCAGTCACTAGTGAGAACTGGAACCATAAAAGCTGTTCTTGGGCTGAAGGACAGGAGGCTGGTCAGCAACAGTAGGGCTGTGCAAGAGCAGCACGTGGAAATAGTGTCTTTTTCAGAGACAGGAAG gagcagggatggaCAGACTTTGATGCCTCCTGAAGAGACTGTTTCAGCGTTTGCTGAAGTGGAAGGAATGAGGGACGCCCTGGTTGGCACCACTGCAGTGAACAGCATTGTCATTTG GAATCTGAAAACAGGCCAGCTCCTGAAGAAGATGCACATCGGTTATTCCTACCCAGCTTCCATCTGCCATCGAGCCTATTCTGACTCT GGCctcctgtttgtggttttgagCCACCCACACGCCAAAGAGAGCGAGTCCTGTGGAAACCCAGCGTTCCGTGTGGTGGTGTTCaaccccagcacagccaggagcaggggggtgATGGCCTCCTCCCTCCCGCCTGGGCACACCGGCAG GTACCTGGAGGGTGACGTGAGGGGTGCCTTGGCCGCAGCCGTGCTGACATCGGGTGCCGTGGCTGTGTgggacctgctcctgggccaGTGCATGGCCCTGCTGACCCCGGGCCCGGCGGGAGGCTGGGCACTGGCACGCTGGGCCCCCACGGGTGCCTCCACCGGTGCCTGCCTGCTGGCCGGGCAGCAGGATGGCACCGTTTGCCTGTACCGGTACCGGCAGCCTCAGCCTGGGGCGGCCTGA
- the PALB2 gene encoding partner and localizer of BRCA2 isoform X3: MELLPSTQKTWKPTSLCARLMESQQSLWGRSSLQWLAPRLGIRDFHLPDEEFGQLKHEKLESSPVNDLEVFVPSVFGDGVAAEDTQGAQMTPEEKCLRSDLISPFKTGLPKSPHAESPASKKELSTRELLFTPMGTVLAAAPTQPGSQISSCVFPVVGATPAALPSVHSEVSPDTPSIPPSLHPSNGPSARGVQDGGCKDSAIALHLDHCGAGSAEQEEEQGTVFPVEVERSPSNKCDEAEALEKHQHSESEQQGSGRASPEQEKAVAEQLIPVLPDGLREESLQLLSKLKDCSSSCAVDVSTMWWEAAGCREQCVVTACESSVSLWKPLGPDHWEKVYTWQLGEIPVIQIVPLPDSCNLVCVALGDLEIGEIRLLLYSSETDSFRQSLVRTGTIKAVLGLKDRRLVSNSRAVQEQHVEIVSFSETGRSRDGQTLMPPEETVSAFAEVEGMRDALVGTTAVNSIVIWNLKTGQLLKKMHIGYSYPASICHRAYSDSGLLFVVLSHPHAKESESCGNPAFRVVVFNPSTARSRGVMASSLPPGHTGRYLEGDVRGALAAAVLTSGAVAVWDLLLGQCMALLTPGPAGGWALARWAPTGASTGACLLAGQQDGTVCLYRYRQPQPGAA, encoded by the exons ATGGAGCTTCTCCCATCCACCCAGAAGACCTGGAAGCCAACTTCCCTGTGTGCCAGGCTGATGGAGAGCCAGCAGAGCCTGTGGGGAAGGAGCAG CCTCCAGTGGCTGGCCCCCAGGCTGGGTATCAGGGACTTCCACTTACCTGATGAGGAGTTTGGACAACTAAAACATGAGAAACTAGAATCTTCCCCTGTGAATGACTTGGAAGTTTTTGTTCCGAGTGTGTTTGGAGATGGAGTGGCAGCAGAGGACACACAGGGTGCACAAATGactccagaagaaaaatgtctcaGAAGTGATTTGATTTCACCTTTCAAAACTGGGTTGCCTAAGTCACCTCACGCAGAAAGCCCAGCTTCCAAGAAGGAGCTTTCCACCCGCGAATTGCTCTTTACTCCCATGGGGACTGTCTTAGCTGCTGCTCCCACTCAGCCGGGGTCCCAGATTTCCTCATGTGTGTTCCCTGTCGTGGGTGCAACCCCGGCTGCGTTACCCTCAGTACACAGTGAGGTGTCCCCTGACACACCTTCCATCCCTCCCAGCCTGCATCCCTCCAACGGACCATCTGCACGGGGTGTGCAGGATGGGGGGTGCAAAGACTCTGCCATTGCACTGCACTTGGACCACTGTGGTGCAGGATCTGCTGAGCAAGAGGAAGAACAAGGTACAGTGTTTCCTGTAGAAGTGGAAAGAAGTCCCAGTAATAAATGTGATGAGGCTGAGGCCTTGGAGAAGCACCAGCACTCAGAGAGTGAACAGCAAGGATCCGGCAGAGCTTCTCCTGAGCAG GAAAAAGCTGTAGCAGAACAGTTGATTCCAGTACTGCCTGATGGCCTGAGAGAAGAGAGCTTGCAGCTTCTATCAAAGCTGAAG GATTGTTCGAGTTCCTGCGCTGTGGATGTGAGCACCATGTGGTGGGaagcagctggctgcagagagcaaTGTGTGGTGACAGCCTGTGAGAGCTCTGTCTCCCTCTGGAAACCCCTGGGGCCTGACCACTGGGAAAAGGTCTACACTTGGCAGCTCGGAGAG ATTCCTGTAATACAGATCGTTCCTCTGCCAGACTCCTGCAATCTCGTGTGTGTAGCACTGGGAGACCTGGAGATTGGAGAAATaag GCTCCTGCTTTATTCCTCTGAGACTGACTCATTCAGGCAGTCACTAGTGAGAACTGGAACCATAAAAGCTGTTCTTGGGCTGAAGGACAGGAGGCTGGTCAGCAACAGTAGGGCTGTGCAAGAGCAGCACGTGGAAATAGTGTCTTTTTCAGAGACAGGAAG gagcagggatggaCAGACTTTGATGCCTCCTGAAGAGACTGTTTCAGCGTTTGCTGAAGTGGAAGGAATGAGGGACGCCCTGGTTGGCACCACTGCAGTGAACAGCATTGTCATTTG GAATCTGAAAACAGGCCAGCTCCTGAAGAAGATGCACATCGGTTATTCCTACCCAGCTTCCATCTGCCATCGAGCCTATTCTGACTCT GGCctcctgtttgtggttttgagCCACCCACACGCCAAAGAGAGCGAGTCCTGTGGAAACCCAGCGTTCCGTGTGGTGGTGTTCaaccccagcacagccaggagcaggggggtgATGGCCTCCTCCCTCCCGCCTGGGCACACCGGCAG GTACCTGGAGGGTGACGTGAGGGGTGCCTTGGCCGCAGCCGTGCTGACATCGGGTGCCGTGGCTGTGTgggacctgctcctgggccaGTGCATGGCCCTGCTGACCCCGGGCCCGGCGGGAGGCTGGGCACTGGCACGCTGGGCCCCCACGGGTGCCTCCACCGGTGCCTGCCTGCTGGCCGGGCAGCAGGATGGCACCGTTTGCCTGTACCGGTACCGGCAGCCTCAGCCTGGGGCGGCCTGA
- the PALB2 gene encoding partner and localizer of BRCA2 isoform X1, with the protein MEEPAGGGALSGSQREQLREKLALLRREYSETVSRLRRARRAERARSHGRDAAAEGGRRGLSPAGSRDAEPPSADKHETSQLQTKPCSGLGTQEQTSGAFRHVPEGGLQGSSQAESRQASQEMLCAGIARPTPEENKHQSSRSLLRLRRRAKARVSGGSVRDVPLGSTGETVTNRIASTGELPSPVFRQSSASATEEMAPRAAGPALVPREENGFTPPSAASGVTQDSVPPGAPQLFPCALQDSSSVWQPRSPGAVPSSDNPEPAWLCSENRDSALVDISADGGKESPSIISQTVGESMCEDQGELSRLLDLMSENEALSPDGNKTVTNESKSHEGNQSDAGSLDPFPADLALNGVEELLENQQLETQSRLSPPADVAAPGSALSSCTVVEGLLFPVEYYVRTTRRMSSCQRKVDLDAVILSQLGRSKKGQRSKCKLGDANLDQPSQERAENDLGSGIVPFPCLAAENDPANTGSPQGSLPASSGSSTSLGSVSQSSIISTGRDRRQSQRKQKGRKKSASTPPAHLVSPELMETLDLTVAREGSSLLSNECQSQKGNCDGGLEKPPSDETRFSAAPALGATEAGGSGAVQPRSVDPALVGSQVLGKCLKTLLEQPQSLLQNSDSLHLGNGASPIHPEDLEANFPVCQADGEPAEPVGKEQVPGACRAELLPVMNVPLRRSLRCAARQRAGGHAAKGPEGLAPLGLPAVDLNTCGSVFSFCSLQWLAPRLGIRDFHLPDEEFGQLKHEKLESSPVNDLEVFVPSVFGDGVAAEDTQGAQMTPEEKCLRSDLISPFKTGLPKSPHAESPASKKELSTRELLFTPMGTVLAAAPTQPGSQISSCVFPVVGATPAALPSVHSEVSPDTPSIPPSLHPSNGPSARGVQDGGCKDSAIALHLDHCGAGSAEQEEEQGTVFPVEVERSPSNKCDEAEALEKHQHSESEQQGSGRASPEQEKAVAEQLIPVLPDGLREESLQLLSKLKDCSSSCAVDVSTMWWEAAGCREQCVVTACESSVSLWKPLGPDHWEKVYTWQLGEIPVIQIVPLPDSCNLVCVALGDLEIGEIRLLLYSSETDSFRQSLVRTGTIKAVLGLKDRRLVSNSRAVQEQHVEIVSFSETGRSRDGQTLMPPEETVSAFAEVEGMRDALVGTTAVNSIVIWNLKTGQLLKKMHIGYSYPASICHRAYSDSGLLFVVLSHPHAKESESCGNPAFRVVVFNPSTARSRGVMASSLPPGHTGRYLEGDVRGALAAAVLTSGAVAVWDLLLGQCMALLTPGPAGGWALARWAPTGASTGACLLAGQQDGTVCLYRYRQPQPGAA; encoded by the exons ATGGAGGAgccggcgggcggcggggccctCAGCGGCTCGCAGAGGGAGCAG CTGCGGGAGAAGCTGGCGCTGCTGCGGAGGGAGTACAGCGAGACCGTCAGCCGGCTGCGG CGGGCGCGGCGAGCAGAGCGAGCCAGGAGCCACGGCCGGGACGCGGCGGCGGAAGGAGGCCGACGGGGGCTGAGCCCCGCAG GTTCTAGAGATGCGGAACCTCCTAGTGCTGACAAACATGAAACCTCGCAGTTACAGACTAAACCCTGCTCCGGTCTTGGCACACAGGAGCAAACATCTGGTGCATTCAGACATGTTCCCGAGGGGGGCCTGCAGGGCAGCTCACAGGCAGAAAGCAGACAGGCTAGCCAGGAAATGCTGTGTGCTGGAATTGCCAGGCCTACCCCTGAGGAGAACAAACACCAAAGCTCCAGAAGCCTGCTGAGGCTGAGGAGACGGGCGAAGGCTCGCGTGTCGGGGGGATCGGTGCGTGATGTGCCTCTCGGCAGCACTGGTGAAACGGTGACAAATCGAATTGCCAGCACAGGGGAGCTGCCGTCTCCAGTCTTCAGGCAAAGCAGTGCCTCAGCCACTGAGGAAATGGCTCCGAGAGCAGCAGGACCAGCACTTGTGCCGCGAGAAGAGAACGGTTTCACTCCTCCCAGTGCAGCGTCAGGAGTCACACAAgactctgtccctccaggagcaccTCAGCTCTTCCCATGTGcactgcaggacagcagcagtgtctgGCAGCCCAGGTCCCCGGGTGCTGTGCCCTCATCTGACAACCCTGAGCCTGCATGGCTGTGTTCAGAGAACAGAGACTCTGCTTTAGTTGACATCAGTGCTGATGGAGGAAAGGAATCCCCCAGTATAATCAGCCAAACGGTTGGTGAGAGTATGTGTGAAGATCAGGGGGAATTATCTAGGCTCTTGGATTTAATGTCAGAAAATGAGGCATTGTCTCCTGATGGAAATAAGACTGTAACTAACGAGAGCAAAAGCCACGAGGGGAATCAGAGTGACGCCGGTAGCTTAGATCCCTTTCCAGCAGATCTTGCTCTGAACGGTGTTGAAGAACTGCTGGAGAACCAACAGCTTGAAACTCAGTCGAGACTTTCTCCTCCGGCAGACGTGGCAGCCCCTGGAAGCGCCCTGAGCTCGTGCACGGTGGTTGAAGGGCTTCTCTTCCCAGTTGAATACTACGTCAGGACAACTCGGCGCATGTCCAGCTGCCAGAGGAAGGTGGACCTCGATGCTGTCATCCTCAGCCAGCTGGGCAGGAGCAAGAAAGGTCAGCGAAGTAAGTGCAAGCTCGGAGATGCAAATTTGGATCAGCCCTCCCaagaaagagctgaaaatgATTTGGGGTCAGGGATAGTGCCGTTCCCTTGCCTTGCGGCAGAAAATGATCCAGCAAATACAGGTAGTCCTCAGGGATCACTTCCTGCCTCCAGTGGTAGCAGCACTTCCCTTGGATCCGTTTCCCAGAGCAGTATCATTAGCACAGGGCGAGATCGGAGACAAtcacagaggaagcagaagggaagaaaaaagtctgCCAGCACCCCCCCTGCGCATCTGGTGTCACCAGAGCTCATGGAGACCCTGGATCTCACAGTGGCGAGGGAAGGCAGCAGTCTGCTGTCAAATGAGTGTCAGAGCCAAAAGGGAAACTGTGATGGGGGTCTGGAAAAGCCACCCTCAGACGAGACCAGGTTCTCTGCTGCTCCGGCTCTTGGGGCTACAGAGGCAGGAGGGTCTGGTGCTGTACAGCCGAGGAGTGTGGATCCTGCTCTGGTGGGGAGCCAAGTGCTTGGCAAGTGCCTTAAGACTCTGTTAGAACAGCCTCAAAGTCTACTTCAGAACAGTGATTCTCTGCACCTGGGGAATGGAGCTTCTCCCATCCACCCAGAAGACCTGGAAGCCAACTTCCCTGTGTGCCAGGCTGATGGAGAGCCAGCAGAGCCTGTGGGGAAGGAGCAGGTACCTGGAGcctgcagggctgagctgctccCCGTGATGAACGTCCCCCTGCGCCGCTCCCTGCGTTGTGCTGCGAGGCAAAGAGCAGGAGGGCACGCGGCAAAAGGTCCTGAGGGTCTTGCTCCTCTTGGCCTCCCTGCTGTGGACCTCAATACTTGTGGCTCTGTCTTCTCCTTCTGCAGCCTCCAGTGGCTGGCCCCCAGGCTGGGTATCAGGGACTTCCACTTACCTGATGAGGAGTTTGGACAACTAAAACATGAGAAACTAGAATCTTCCCCTGTGAATGACTTGGAAGTTTTTGTTCCGAGTGTGTTTGGAGATGGAGTGGCAGCAGAGGACACACAGGGTGCACAAATGactccagaagaaaaatgtctcaGAAGTGATTTGATTTCACCTTTCAAAACTGGGTTGCCTAAGTCACCTCACGCAGAAAGCCCAGCTTCCAAGAAGGAGCTTTCCACCCGCGAATTGCTCTTTACTCCCATGGGGACTGTCTTAGCTGCTGCTCCCACTCAGCCGGGGTCCCAGATTTCCTCATGTGTGTTCCCTGTCGTGGGTGCAACCCCGGCTGCGTTACCCTCAGTACACAGTGAGGTGTCCCCTGACACACCTTCCATCCCTCCCAGCCTGCATCCCTCCAACGGACCATCTGCACGGGGTGTGCAGGATGGGGGGTGCAAAGACTCTGCCATTGCACTGCACTTGGACCACTGTGGTGCAGGATCTGCTGAGCAAGAGGAAGAACAAGGTACAGTGTTTCCTGTAGAAGTGGAAAGAAGTCCCAGTAATAAATGTGATGAGGCTGAGGCCTTGGAGAAGCACCAGCACTCAGAGAGTGAACAGCAAGGATCCGGCAGAGCTTCTCCTGAGCAG GAAAAAGCTGTAGCAGAACAGTTGATTCCAGTACTGCCTGATGGCCTGAGAGAAGAGAGCTTGCAGCTTCTATCAAAGCTGAAG GATTGTTCGAGTTCCTGCGCTGTGGATGTGAGCACCATGTGGTGGGaagcagctggctgcagagagcaaTGTGTGGTGACAGCCTGTGAGAGCTCTGTCTCCCTCTGGAAACCCCTGGGGCCTGACCACTGGGAAAAGGTCTACACTTGGCAGCTCGGAGAG ATTCCTGTAATACAGATCGTTCCTCTGCCAGACTCCTGCAATCTCGTGTGTGTAGCACTGGGAGACCTGGAGATTGGAGAAATaag GCTCCTGCTTTATTCCTCTGAGACTGACTCATTCAGGCAGTCACTAGTGAGAACTGGAACCATAAAAGCTGTTCTTGGGCTGAAGGACAGGAGGCTGGTCAGCAACAGTAGGGCTGTGCAAGAGCAGCACGTGGAAATAGTGTCTTTTTCAGAGACAGGAAG gagcagggatggaCAGACTTTGATGCCTCCTGAAGAGACTGTTTCAGCGTTTGCTGAAGTGGAAGGAATGAGGGACGCCCTGGTTGGCACCACTGCAGTGAACAGCATTGTCATTTG GAATCTGAAAACAGGCCAGCTCCTGAAGAAGATGCACATCGGTTATTCCTACCCAGCTTCCATCTGCCATCGAGCCTATTCTGACTCT GGCctcctgtttgtggttttgagCCACCCACACGCCAAAGAGAGCGAGTCCTGTGGAAACCCAGCGTTCCGTGTGGTGGTGTTCaaccccagcacagccaggagcaggggggtgATGGCCTCCTCCCTCCCGCCTGGGCACACCGGCAG GTACCTGGAGGGTGACGTGAGGGGTGCCTTGGCCGCAGCCGTGCTGACATCGGGTGCCGTGGCTGTGTgggacctgctcctgggccaGTGCATGGCCCTGCTGACCCCGGGCCCGGCGGGAGGCTGGGCACTGGCACGCTGGGCCCCCACGGGTGCCTCCACCGGTGCCTGCCTGCTGGCCGGGCAGCAGGATGGCACCGTTTGCCTGTACCGGTACCGGCAGCCTCAGCCTGGGGCGGCCTGA